A window from Primulina huaijiensis isolate GDHJ02 chromosome 11, ASM1229523v2, whole genome shotgun sequence encodes these proteins:
- the LOC140988590 gene encoding 2-oxoglutarate-dependent dioxygenase DAO-like: MAITKSVPVIDMKDFSTLPQKMVSACEEWGCFRLINHGVPLSLMSDMKDVTRSLHDLPMEIKMRNYNHLEPSKGYTPPNIASAFFESLSLYDAGSAAAVDHFCTQLDVSPQKREIILKYTSAIHDLAKVMGSKLMDGLGLNGEKFKEGISQFKLNRYNYGPETVGLQGAVMHSDAGFFTILHDDDNVNGLEVVDKTTGELISVDHVPGTLVFNVGDAGKVWSNGRFHNVKHQVQCYEASVRITIALFVLPAEDENVQVLPGLVDSDHPALYTPFNFEHYRRQRISTDSPTGEALEFFRSHPKLLS, from the exons atggCCATAACCAAGTCAGTTCCAGTGATTGATATGAAAGATTTCTCAACTCTGCCGCAGAAAATGGTGAGTGCGTGCGAAGAATGGGGTTGCTTCAGGCTTATCAATCACGGGGTTCCTTTGTCCCTCATGTCTGATATGAAGGATGTAACACGTTCTCTTCATGATCTTCCGATGGAAATCAAGATGCGGAATTATAACCATCTGGAGCCTTCAAAAGGGTACACCCCACCTAACATAGCCAGTGCTTTTTTCGAAAGCCTGAGTTTATATGATGCGGGCTCGGCCGCCGCTGTTGATCATTTCTGCACTCAGTTGGATGTATCTCCTCAGAAAAG GGAGATTATCTTAAAATACACTTCTGCTATTCATGATCTTGCGAAGGTCATGGGGAGCAAATTAATGGACGGTTTGGGATTGAATGGCGAGAAATTCAAGGAAGGAATATCCCAGTTCAAATTGAACAGATATAATTATGGACCGGAAACTGTGGGATTACAGGGTGCTGTAATGCATTCAGACGCTGGATTTTTCACCATACTGCATGATGATGATAACGTTAACGGTTTGGAGGTCGTGGACAAAACCACCGGAGAGTTAATCTCCGTTGATCATGTGCCCGGAACACTTGTTTTTAATGTCGGAGATGCGGGCAAG gtgTGGAGTAATGGAAGGTTTCACAACGTGAAGCATCAAGTGCAATGCTACGAGGCTTCTGTACGTATAACAATTGCCCTTTTCGTGCTGCCTGCCGAGGATGAGAACGTTCAAGTGTTGCCGGGGTTGGTGGATTCCGATCACCCTGCCCTCTACACCCCTTTCAATTTCGAACATTACAGAAGGCAACGAATTTCTACCGATTCACCCACCGGTGAAGCTCTTGAATTTTTCCGATCTCACCCAAAATTATTGAGCTGA
- the LOC140988970 gene encoding uncharacterized protein: MAVLDIFKLSFLLSLFSTSNLSSGPGGSVGVFPPTCNRIECPSYDVIDTGDAFEIRRYNSSMWISTQRFDDISLVNATRVGFLQLFDYIQGKNDDQQKIEMTAPVITEVKPSDGPFCASSFAVSFYVPKDNQANAPSADHLHLQKWGITYVAVRQFSGFVKDEDVGEEAAALYASVSGTVWQDAIEKSHSGDNATEYIIAQYNSPFEPRNRVNEVWLTFDL; encoded by the exons ATGGCTGTTCTTGATATCTTCAAGCTCTCATTTCTTCTGAGTCTTTTCTCCACTTCAAACTTAAGCTCTGGCCCGGGCGGTAGTGTTGGTGTATTCCCGCCCACGTGTAACCGAATCGAATGCCCGAGTTACGACGTGATTGACACCGGTGATGCGTTCGAGATCCGGCGTTACAATTCCAGTATGTGGATATCGACTCAGCGCTTTGATGATATCTCCCTTGTCAATGCCACCAGAGTGGGATTCCTCCA GCTATTTGATTACATCCAGGGAAAAAACGATGACCAGCAGAAAATAGAAATGACGGCTCCAGTAATCACCGAGGTGAAGCCTAGTGATGGCCCCTTCTGTGCTTCATCCTTCGCTGTCAGCTTCTACGTGCCTAAAGATAACCAAGCAAATGCCCCGTCTGCTGATCATCTTCATCTACAAAAATGGGGTATAACCTATGTAGCAGTTCGGCAATTCAGTGGATTCGTGAAGGACGAAGATGTTGGAGAGGAAGCCGCTGCCTTGTACGCTAGTGTATCTGGAACAGTTTGGCAGGATGCTATTGAAAAGAGTCATTCAGGGGACAATGCAACGGAATACATCATCGCGCAGTATAATTCTCCGTTTGAGCCTAGAAACAGAGTAAATGAGGTGTGGCTGACATTTGATCTCTAG